From the genome of Novosphingobium sp. P6W:
TGGACCACGCCGGCCGCTACGAACGCGCGGCCGAATTCATCGCCTTGGCCAAGAAGCTGTGGGACAGCTGGGACGACGGCGCCTTCGACCATCCGGACAAGGCCGCCGGGCATTACCTCGATCCGGCCAGCGTCCACCCGGTCTCCCACCACGGACGCCATTTCCATTCGGAATCGATCCTCGACGTGGCCCGCCCCGTCCAGGGGTATCCGGTCTTCGTCCAGGCGGGCAATTCCGAAACCGGCCGCGACTTCGCTGCCCAGCACGCCGAGATGATCTATGCCGCCGCGCAGTTCGTGGAAGACGCGCGCGATTATTACGACGACGTCAAGGCCCGCCTGCCCGCCTACGGCCGTGCGCAGGACCAGCTCAAGGTCACGCCCGGCCTGTCGTTCTCGATCGGCGCCACCGAATCAGAAGCCCGCGAAAAATTCGAAGCGCTGCAGCAGAAGGTCGACCTCACCGGCCCGATCGAACTGATCGGCGAGGATGTCAGCCACTTGCCCCTCGACGCGCCGCTTCCCGATGATTACCCGGTGCCCGAAAACGGCAAGGGCCGCTGGGAACAGATCGTTCGCCTCGGCAAGCGTGAGAACCTGACATTGCGCCAGCTTGTGCTGCGCTACAACGTCGTGCGCGGCCACCGCATCGCCATCGGCACGCCGACACAGGTCGCGGACCAGATCGAGGACTGGTTTACGCAAGGCGTGGTGGACGGCTTCAACCTGATCCCGCCGCTGAACCCCGGCTTCCTTGAGGACTTCGTCGACCTCGTCGTCCCCGAACTGCAGAAGCGCGGCATTTTCCGCACCGAGTACGAAGGCCGCACGCTGCGCGAAAACCTCGGCCTCGACCGGCCCGTCAACCAGCATCACCGCACCCCTGCCCCGGCCCCGGCCGACCTCGCCGTCTGATCGAAAGGATTTCCCGCATGGCTACCCAAACCGCCGCCCCCGCCTCGACGGCTCCCAGCGAAATCTGGTTCACCCGCTGCCCGGTGCCGACCGCGACGGGCCTTGCCTACAAGCTGGGCTGGCTGGACGAAGAATTCGCGGCCGATGGGGTGCCGGTGCGCACGCTCCAGGAATCCACGGCCGAGAACGCGCTGCACCATTACGATCACCGCCTGCCCACCCTGATCCGCGAAGGCGGCAATATCCTCGCCTTCGCCGCGCGCGCGCAGGGCGAGCCGACCAAGCTGGTCGGTCTCACCTGGATCGAGGAAAGCCAGGTCATCCTCGTCCGCCCGGACAGCGGCATTACCGAACCGGCGCACCTCAAGGGCAAGCGCCTGGCCCTGCCCGGCTGGACCGACCATGAGATTCCCAGCCACCTGCGCGGAACCAGCATTTCGCGCGGCATGTCGCTGCTGGGTTACAAGGGCGCGTTGCACGCCGGCGGGCTGACCTTCGATGACGTCGATCTGGTCGAGGTCGACGGCACGATCCGCAACATCGGCGGCGCGGGCCGCGACAGCGAACCGGGACGCACCTCGATCAACCGTCTCTGGGCGATCCACGCCCTGGCAGCGGGCGAGGTAGACGCGGTCTACGTCAAGGGTGCCTCGGCGCTCGATGGCGCGCGCGAAGCCGGCGTCGTCGTCGGCATCAACCTCGATGCCCTGCCCGACCGCGCCTCGCGCGTGAACAACGGCACGCCCCGGCCGATCACCGTCCACCAGAGCCTGATCGACAACCATTTCGATTATCTCGTGCGCTTCCTCGAAGCCACCCTGCGCGCCGCCGACTGGGCCGCGCAGAACGTCGAGCGCGTGCACGAAGTCCTGCAGTTCGAAACGCGCGGGAGCGTGGAAGCGGTGACGCAGGCCTACGGCGCAGACTTCCACAAGACCCTGCACCCCACGCTGGACACCGATCGCCTGGCGCTGTTCGACCAGCAGAAGAAAGCGCTGGGCCTGTTCGGCTTCCTGGAGCGTGATTTCCCGCTGGCCGATTGGGTCGATCCGCGCCCGCTGGCAGCCGCCTACGAACGGCTGCGAGGCTGATGTAATCGTGGCCCCGGACTAGATTCGGGGCCACGACCTTTCGTGTTTTACCAAACCCCCGCCGCCCACCGGACGGCGGGGGTTTGGGTTACTTCCGCCCCGCCGGCAGCGCGCTGCGCGCATAATCCAGCGGCGGCTTACGGTTGCCGACCAGCGGCACATACTTGAAGTCGGCGCCCTGGCTGCGCTTGAGTTCCGCCTTGGCATCACGCAACTTGTCGGGGTTCAGGAATAGCTGCGCGCCCGAGAGCGCCAGCGTCTTGGCCGCCACTTCCGCGCCTTCCACGCCGATCGACGTGCCGCTGGCCGAAGCCGCCTGCCAGCTATGCGGCGCGGTTCCCGGCACCCAGGTCGCTGTGCCGAGGCTGGCGGTGGGAACCACCCAGCTGATATCGCCGACATCGGACGAGGCCGACCCCTTGCGCCCGAAATCGTAGGCCCCGATGTCCGATGGCCCGCCTTTTTCAGCGCCCTTGGGCAGCGTCTTGGCGATGGCATCGGCGTAACGCTGCTGCTCGGGCGTGTAGCTGTAC
Proteins encoded in this window:
- a CDS encoding LLM class flavin-dependent oxidoreductase — protein: MPGRDAHAERRRQLVLGVFLTRHGHHPGSWRLPGSPGGGDPDFAYWLRLAQTAERGKLDSVFFADFVGMAADDVRGVERRPAGGGFEPLSLISALAVTTRNIGLIATVNTNFANPYTLARQMASIDHLSGGRVGWNVVSSLSPGSIRTFGVDSPLDHAGRYERAAEFIALAKKLWDSWDDGAFDHPDKAAGHYLDPASVHPVSHHGRHFHSESILDVARPVQGYPVFVQAGNSETGRDFAAQHAEMIYAAAQFVEDARDYYDDVKARLPAYGRAQDQLKVTPGLSFSIGATESEAREKFEALQQKVDLTGPIELIGEDVSHLPLDAPLPDDYPVPENGKGRWEQIVRLGKRENLTLRQLVLRYNVVRGHRIAIGTPTQVADQIEDWFTQGVVDGFNLIPPLNPGFLEDFVDLVVPELQKRGIFRTEYEGRTLRENLGLDRPVNQHHRTPAPAPADLAV
- a CDS encoding ABC transporter substrate-binding protein, which codes for MATQTAAPASTAPSEIWFTRCPVPTATGLAYKLGWLDEEFAADGVPVRTLQESTAENALHHYDHRLPTLIREGGNILAFAARAQGEPTKLVGLTWIEESQVILVRPDSGITEPAHLKGKRLALPGWTDHEIPSHLRGTSISRGMSLLGYKGALHAGGLTFDDVDLVEVDGTIRNIGGAGRDSEPGRTSINRLWAIHALAAGEVDAVYVKGASALDGAREAGVVVGINLDALPDRASRVNNGTPRPITVHQSLIDNHFDYLVRFLEATLRAADWAAQNVERVHEVLQFETRGSVEAVTQAYGADFHKTLHPTLDTDRLALFDQQKKALGLFGFLERDFPLADWVDPRPLAAAYERLRG